The Tenrec ecaudatus isolate mTenEca1 chromosome 14, mTenEca1.hap1, whole genome shotgun sequence genome contains a region encoding:
- the TMEM179 gene encoding transmembrane protein 179, with protein sequence MALRSILLAQCACYLLAFLFSAVALVPLAENGHGFGGRCLLFTEGMWLSANLTVQERERFTVHEWGPPAACRFSLLAGLLSLLLAAAHAWRALFFLCKGHEDSFFCAFLHLLVSALVVFLVFIASTIVSVGFTMWCDTITEKGTLPRSCEELQDVDLELNVDNSAFYDQFATAQFGLWAAWAAWLAIMVLAFLKAYHNYRQEDLLDSLVHEKELLLARPGLRAACRQDKSAVI encoded by the exons ATGGCGCTCCGCAGCATCCTCCTGGCGCAGTGCGCCTGCTACTTGCTGGCTTTCCTCTTCAGCGCAGTGGCGCTGGTGCCGCTGGCCGAGAATGGGCACGGCTTCGGCGGCCGATGCCTGCTCTTCACCGAGGGCATGTGGCTGAGCGCCAACCTGACGGTGCAGGAGCGCGAGCGCTTCACAGTGCACGAGTGGGGCCCGCCGGCCGCCTGTCGTTTCAGCCTGCTCGCCGGCCTCCTGTCGCTGCTGCTGGCCGCCGCGCACGCCTGGCGCGCACTCTTCTTCCTCTGCAAGGGCCACGAGGA CTCCTTCTTCTGTGCCTTCCTGCACCTGCTGGTCAGTGCCCTGGTGGTCTTCCTCGTCTTCATCGCCAGCACCATCGTGAGCGTGGGCTTCACCATGTGGTGTGACACCATCACCGAGAAGGGCACCCTGCCCCGCAG CTGTGAAGAACTGCAAGACGTCGACTTGGAGCTGAACGTTGACAACTCTGCCTTCTACGACCAGTTTGCCACTGCCCAG TTTGGACTCTGGGCAGCGTGGGCAGCCTGGCTGGCCATCATGGTGCTAGCTTTCCTGAAGGCTTACCACAATTACCGCCAGGaggacctgctggacagcctaGTCCATGAGAAGGAGCTGCTGTTGGCCCGGCCTGGCCTCCGAGCTGCCTGCCGGCAGGACAAGAGTGCAGTCATCTAG